From a region of the Panicum virgatum strain AP13 chromosome 2K, P.virgatum_v5, whole genome shotgun sequence genome:
- the LOC120665516 gene encoding uncharacterized protein LOC120665516, whose product MVDHAREETWIVNIRNRLDEQFADLTKLKPALAALDTSKDKPSIYWTGSHPERFPVGILLLKSSGNVAEKDHMWEYVAFMTRWLGLDVTLFLRYMKEREDLVKSYYHYGGEDYQRYFVFRESNALQESLLIAGCFLATAILLLQKVRNGAEILRGSRGNNSDPADQRSLQFSILYQRIMKDQIKTKIDMLRIRNQIPWFVVEAVFAHSSLSELFGGTRMDRLAMSCFDDLYPRVNKSKVKGGNLPSGGFKHLLHIFHWTRTPEEEGRWLVHTKPEQEQQPAKRFAEFYIPNAMNLLESATSFKRLDSSSIDVEYSNKRISALMQLTPLHLFPYSNEIFHQLLNFEQRYPAYGLPVTAHFACMKSLLQTKADVKLLQKNGIVQNTMKGEEDVLSFLHDVGHFLVDEVRACIPDDLDSVSEKVIEHHERDVSIAYSEFKSQFCPNRWVIISVLAAITLFVLTFIQTVYSALAYYKGS is encoded by the exons ATG GTAGACCACGCTCGTGAGGAAACGTGGATTGTCAACATAAGAAATCGACTAGATGAACAGTTCGCCGATCTAACTAAACTAAAGCCCGCATTAGCGGCTCTAGACACCAGCAAGGACAAGCCATCAATATACTGGACTGGTAGCCATCCCGAAAGGTTTCCTGTCGGTATCCTCCTCCTCAAGAGCTCGGGCAATGTGGCTGAAAAGGACCACATGTGGGAATATGTTGCGTTTATGACCAGATGGCTCggtctcgacgtgactttgttcCTTAGATACATGAAGGAGAGGGAAGATCTAGTCAAGAGCTACTATCACTACGGCGGTGAGGATTATCAGAGGTACTTTGTTTTTAGAGAAAGCAATGCTCTCCAGGAGTCATTGCTGATCGCCGGTTGCTTTTTAGCTACTGCGATTCTCTTGTTGCAGAAGGTCCGGAATGGTGCCGAAATTCTACGAGGGTCCAGAGGTAACAATAGTGATCCAGCAGATCAAAGGTCCCTGCAATTTTCAATTCTATACCAAAGAATAATGAAAGATCAGATAAAGACCAAAATCGACATGTTGCGCATCAGAAACCAGATTCCGTGGTTTGTTGTCGAGGCTGTATTTGCACATTCAAGCTTAAGCGAGCTGTTTGGTGGCACCCGCATGGACAGACTAGCAATGTCGTGTTTTGATGATCTCTACCCTAGAGTGAACAAATCCAAGGTTAAGGGCGGCAACCTCCCATCCGGCGGCTTCAAACATCTACTGCACATCTTCCATTGGACCCGGACACCCGAAGAAGAAGGCAGGTGGCTGGTGCATACAAAACCCGAACAAGAGCAGCAGCCTGCAAAACGGTTTGCCGAGTTTTACATTCCTAATGCAATGAACTTGCTTGAATCCGCAACTAGTTTTAAACGGCTCGACAGTAGCTCGATCGATGTGGAATACTCTAACAAGAGAATATCAGCACTGATGCAACTAACACCCCTGCACTTGTTCCCATACAGCAACGAAATTTTCCACCAGCTTCTGAACTTTGAACAGCGGTACCCGGCGTACGGGCTTCCCGTGACAGCCCATTTTGCATGTATGAAGAGCCTGTTACAGACCAAAGCAGATGTTAAACTACTGCAGAAGAATGGCATCGTGCAGAACACGATGAAGGGGGAAGAGGATGTTCTGAGCTTTCTACACGACGTAGGGCATTTCTTGGTGGATGAAGTAAGAGCCTGCATACCCGATGACCTCGACAGCGTATCGGAAAAGGTGATCGAGCATCATGAAAGAGATGTCAGTATAGCGTACTCGGAGTTCAAGAGCCAGTTCTGCCCCAACCGATGGGTGATCATATCGGTCCTCGCCGCCATCACTTTGTTCGTGCTGACATTTATTCAGACAGTATACAGTGCACTTGCCTATTACAAAGGTTCTTGA
- the LOC120665523 gene encoding disease resistance protein Pik-2-like, which translates to MEATALSVGKSALDGALSYAKSAIAQEVALQLGVQRDQAFIRDELEMMLAFLMAAHEERDEHKVVKTWVKQVRDVSYDVEDCLQDLAVRLGKPSRWCFIRTLVDRHKVATRMKELRAKVEDVSQRNIRYRLIKGTTGPKPATGAGPSNIISGATMFGIEEARRQKDKAKVDLCQLINEGNEDLRVIAVWGTSGLLGQTVVIKGEYDNLKRSKKFELYAWIRIVHPFSPLEFLQCIMSQFYRTSFEEAGKVQDETNIGTQILMKMGAMKQDDLVDSFSKHVNKKSYLIVLNDLSTIEEWEAIKEYFPNKKKGSRIIVSTKHGEVASLCAGHESVVSELKQSSIDQSIFASYNKVLQSPTTLMKPGSGSSVVTHGASNIAMPTDEILENQFVGDNEKMVRKSFTRIGTISCALVESQLVGREKEKSDLINLISKQDDQQCTVISVWGMGGLGKTTLVKEVYQSQELSGLFEKRACITILRPFVLEEVLESLFMQLDAESSNMKGSNDFGSGTRNVKEELGKLLERKRCLIVLDDLSSAAEWDTIIQSLPKMENASKIVITTREENIAKCCSPKQEDIYKLEVLENRDALDLFTKKVFKEAIDLNEHPALIEEARTILKKCSGLPLAIVTIGGFLAKQPKTPMEWRKLNEHISAELEMNPELGIIKTILMKSYDGLPYHLKSCFLYLSVFPEDYSISRRRLVHRWNAEGYSREVRGKSMGEVADSYFIELIDRSMTLPVNEQIGSRKGISSCKLHDLMREISISKAIEENLVFRMEEGSSFNTQGTVRHLAISSNWEGDQSEFENTVDLSRIRSLTVFGEWKPFYISDKMRLLRVLDLESTSGLVDHHLKSIGKLVHLKYLSLRRCRGIFHLPDSLGNLKQLQTLDITDTLIIKLPQAIIKLRKLQYIRAGPYYGILRAYSYNEIVEVVPKLMRNKLCVWTLTLLAFCLSSCSLEIGRSAVGIDDDKFINRRDVCTYWCCVVFPFIERLADPRGVVVPKGLRKLKDLHTLGTVNIARGKAILQDIRRLTRLHKLAVTGINKKNCQEFCSTLEHLGRLESLSVDSWEEAGLRGCLDGLRSPPKKLQSLKLRGTLGKLPDWVAGLQNLVKLKLSRTRLTEVDGTIQVLGKLPNLAILRLRYKCFEAEEPCCFTSRPEALFPSLTVLELLGGSGISSLEFQEGAAPKLELLCSEYSDVSFSGLSSLRSLKEVMIDDYSPEWLEDVRGQLIENPNKPVLKRGMW; encoded by the exons ATGGAAGCAACAGCGTTGAGCGTAGGCAAGTCTGCGCTGGATGGAGCGCTCAGCTACGCCAAGTCCGCCATCGCGCAGGAGGTGGCTCTGCAGCTGGGCGTCCAGCGAGATCAGGCTTTCATCAGGGATGAGCTCGAGATGATGCTCGCTTTCCTGATGGCTGCGCACGAGGAGCGAGACGAGCACAAGGTGGTCAAGACCTGGGTCAAGCAGGTCCGCGATGTGTCCTATGATGTTGAAGACTGCCTTCAAGATCTAGCCGTTCGACTTGGGAAGCCATCTCGGTGGTGCTTCATCCGGACGCTGGTTGATCGGCACAAAGTAGCCACACGGATGAAAGAACTCAGGGCGAAGGTTGAGGATGTTAGCCAGAGGAACATACGGTACCGTCTCATCAAGGGCACTACTGGCCCCAAGCCTGCAACTGGTGCTGGGCCATCAAACATTATTTCTGGTGCAACAATGTTTGGCATAGAGGAAGCAAGGAGGCAGAAGGACAAGGCTAAAGTAGATCTTTGCCAACTGATCAACGAGGGGAATGAGGATCTTAGAGTGATCGCTGTGTGGGGAACAAGTGGTCTTCTTGGTCAGACTGTCGTCATCAAAGGAGAGTACGATAATCTGAAGAGAAGCAAGAAGTTTGAACTCTACGCTTGGATCAGGATTGTGCATCCTTTCAGTCCCCTTGAGTTCCTCCAGTGCATTATGAGTCAATTCTACCGAACTTCTTTTGAAGAAGCCGGGAAGGTGCAAGACGAAACGAACATTGGAACTCAAATTCTTATGAAGATGGGGGCGATGAAGCAAGATGATTTGGTTGATTCATTCAGCAAGCATGTGAATAAGAAGAGCTATCTGATTGTGCTTAATGACCTGTCCACCATTGAGGAATGGGAGGCGATCAAGGAATACTTTCCAAACAAGAAGAAAGGAAGCCGAATCATCGTATCCACAAAGCATGGTGAAGTTGCAAGCCTATGTGCTGGCCACGAAAGTGTAGTGTCAGAGCTCAAGCAATCATCTATTGATCAGAGTATTTTTGCTTCCTACAATAAG GTTCTTCAGAGTCCAACCACATTAATGAAGCCAGGCTCTGGCTCAAGTGTAGTCACACATGGTGCTAGCAACATTGCGATGCCGACTGATGAGATTCTTGAGAATCAATTTGTAGGCGACAatgagaagatggttagaaagAGCTTTACTCGTATTGGGACGATCTCATGTGCTTTGGTGGAATCTCAACTTGTGGGTCGTGAGAAAGAGAAGTCTGATCTTATCAATCTAATTTCAAAGCAAGACGACCAGCAATGTACAGTGATCTCAGTTTGGGGAATGGGAGGTCTTGGGAAAACGACTCTAGTTAAAGAGGTCTACCAAAGCCAAGAGCTAAGTGGTTTGTTTGAGAAGCGTGCTTGCATCACAATCCTGCGTCCGTTTGTTCTCGAGGAGGTCCTTGAGAGCTTATTTATGCAGCTAGATGCAGAATCCTCTAACATGAAGGGAAGTAATGATTTTGGGTCAGGCACAAGAAATGTAAAGGAAGAGTTGGGTAAGCTTTTGGAAAGAAAGAGGTGTCTAATAGTTTTGGATGATTTGTCTTCTGCTGCGGAATGGGACACGATAATACAAAGTCTCCCCAAAATGGAGAATGCGAGCAAGATCGTAATCACCACAAGAGAAGAGAATATTGCAAAGTGTTGTTCACCAAAACAAGAAGACATTTACAAGCTTGAGGTTCTTGAAAATAGGGATGCTCTTGATCTCTTCACCAAAAAG GTATTTAAGGAAGCCATAGATTTGAATGAACATCCCGCACTGATTGAAGAGGCAAGAACAATCCTGAAGAAGTGCAGTGGACTTCCCCTTGCAATAGTCACCATAGGTGGTTTCTTGGCAAAGCAACCGAAGACTCCCATGGAGTGGAGAAAATTGAATGAGCATATTAGTGCTGAATTGGAGATGAATCCAGAGCTTGGAATAATCAAAACTATCCTTATGAAAAGCTATGATGGTTTACCATATCATCTCAAgtcttgtttcttgtatctatCGGTCTTTCCTGAAGACTACAGTATTAGCCGAAGACGCTTGGTGCACCGGTGGAATGCCGAGGGTTACTCAAGAGAGGTGCGTGGCAAGTCTATGGGGGAAGTAGCTGATAGCTACTTCATTGAACTCATTGACCGGAGCATGACCCTACCCGTCAATGAACAAATTGGTAGTAGGAAAGGTATTTCCTCTTGCAAACTCCACGATCTCATGCGTGAAATCAGCATCTCAAAGGCAATTGAGGAAAATCTTGTCTTTAGAATGGAAGAAGGCAGCAGCTTTAACACCCAAGGCACCGTACGTCACCTTGCTATAAGCAGCAATTGGGAGGGTGACCAAAGTGAGTTTGAGAACACAGTGGACTTATCCCGTATACGGTCACTAACGGTGTTTGGGGAGTGGAAGCCATTTTATATTTCTGACAAGATGAGGTTGCTGCGTGTGCTAGACTTGGAAAGCACCTCGGGTCTTGTGGATCACCACCTCAAGTCAATTGGGAAGCTCGTGCACCTGAAGTACCTTTCTTTAAGAAGATGCAGAGGTATATTTCACCTACCAGATTCATTGGGTAACTTGAAGCAACTCCAGACACTAGATATTACTGATACATTGATAATCAAGCTGCCGCAGGCCATTATCAAGCTTAGGAAGCTGCAATACATTCGTGCCGGGCCATATTATGGAATTCTTCGTGCTTACTCATACAACGAAATTGTGGAAGTTGTACCAAAGCTGATGCGGAACAAGCTATGTGTGTGGACTCTCACTTTGTTGGCCTTTTGTTTGTCAAGTTGCAGCCTTGAGATTGGGAGGTCTGCTGTCGGCATTGATGATGATAAATTTATCAATAGGCGTGATGTGTGCACCTATTGGTGCTGCGTCGTGTTCCCTTTTATAGAGAGGCTTGCAGATCCACGTGGTGTGGTAGTTCCAAAGGGGCTTAGGAAGTTAAAAGACCTGCACACTCTGGGTACCGTGAACATCGCACGAGGGAAGGCCATCCTACAGGACATTAGAAGGCTCACCCGATTGCACAAGTTAGCGGTGACAGGCATCAACAAGAAGAACTGCCAAGAGTTCTGTTCCACCCTTGAACATCTCGGCCGCCTGGAATCACTCTCTGTGGACTCATGGGAGGAGGCAGGCCTACGTGGCTGCTTGGATGGCCTGCGCTCGCCTCCGAAAAAACTCCAGAGCCTCAAGCTGCGGGGCACTCTGGGCAAATTGCCAGACTGGGTCGCAGGCCTCCAGAACCTTGTCAAGTTGAAGCTATCACGCACCAGGCTAACGGAGGTGGATGGCACCATACAAGTCCTTGGCAAGTTACCAAACCTGGCCATCCTTCGTCTAAGGTACAAGTGTTTCGAGGCTGAAGAGCCCTGTTGTTTCACTTCCCGTCCGGAGGCATTATTCCCGAGTTTGACGGTGCTGGAGCTGCTAGGAGGGTCAGGCATCAGCTCGTTGGAGTTTCAAGAAGGAGCAGCACCCAAGCTTGAGCTGCTATGTTCTGAATATTCCGACGTCTCTTTTTCTGGGCTATCATCTCTCCGCAGCCTCAAGGAAGTCATGATTGATGACTACAGCCCGGAGTGGTTGGAAGACGTGCGGGGCCAGCTTATCGAGAATCCAAACAAACCTGTTTTGAAGCGCGGAATGTGGTGA